TAGTGAATACCATTCCAAAGGGCATAGTTCAGATAACCTATAACACAGAGGTTGAAGTTCTACCTCAGGCCGTTGAGGTCAGAGAAGAGAAGATACCCGAGGTAACCTACGAGGACATAGGTGGCCTTAAGGATGCCATAGAGAAGATAAGGGAGATGGTGGAGCTACCTCTCAAACATCCAGAGCTATTTGAAAGGCTCGGTATAGAGCCTCCTAAGGGTGTTCTTCTTTATGGTCCGCCGGGTACTGGTAAGACGCTGTTAGCTAAGGCTGTGGCTAATGAGGCTAACGCTTACTTCATCGCGATAAACGGGCCAGAGATAATGAGCAAGTATTATGGAGAGAGCGAAGAGAGGCTTAGGGAGATATTCAAGGAGGCTGAGGAGAACGCTCCAGCAATAATATTCATAGATGAGATAGATGCAATAGCACCAAAGAGAGAGGAGGTCGTTGGAGAGGTTGAGAAGAGGGTTGTCTCTCAGCTATTGACATTGATGGATGGTCTTAAGAGTAGAGGAAAGGTCATAGTAATAGCGGCAACTAACAGACCTGATGCTCTTGATCCTGCTTTGAGGAGGCCGGGTAGGTTTGATAGGGAGATTGAGGTTGGAGTCCCGGACAAGAAGGGCAGGAAGGAAATACTCCAAATACACACAAGAGGAATGCCAATAGAACCGGACTTTGAGAAGGAGGCCGTTATCAAGGCATTGAAAGAGCTTGAAAAGGACGAAAGGTTCAACAAGGAGAAGATAAGGGAACTCATTGAAAGAGTGAATAAGGCAAAAGATGAGGAGGAGATTAAGGAGATTCTCAAGGAGGACAGAAATATATACATAGAGATCAAGAACAAGCTCATCGATAAATTGCTCGATGAGCTTGCCGAGGTTACCCATGGATTCGTCGGTGCAGACCTAGCTGCCCTGGCAAGAGAAGCGGCGATGGTAGTGTTAAGGAGGCTCATAAAGGAAGGTAAGATAAACCCAGAGGCTGAAACAATTCCCAGGGAAGTTCTTGAAGAATTAAAGGTAACTAGAGCTGACTTTTATGAGGCTTTGAAGATGGTTGAGCCTTCTGCTCTTAGGGAGGTGCTCATTGAGGTTCCAAACGTTCACTGGGACGACATAGGAGGCCTAGAAGAAGTGAAGCAACAACTAAGAGAAGCTGTGGAATGGCCATTAAAATTCCCCAAGGCATTCAAAAGGCTTGGAATTACTCCGCCTAAGGGAATCCTACTGTATGGGCCTCCAGGAACTGGTAAAACGCTGTTAGCTAAGGCAGTTGCAACTGAGAGTCAGGCAAACTTCATAGCCATAAGAGGACCTGAGGTTCTAAGCAAGTGGGTTGGTGAAAGCGAGAAGAGGATTAGGGAGATATTTAGAAAGGCTAGGCAAGCAGCTCCTGCGATAATATTCATAGATGAAATAGATGCGATAGCACCAGCAAGGGGAACTACTGAGGGTGAAAGGGTTACGGATAGAATTATCAATCAGTTGCTCACGGAAATGGATGGTCTCGTCGAGAACAGCGGGGTAGTTGTTATTGCTGCTACTAATAGGCCTGATATTTTGGATCCTGCTTTGTTGAGGCCTGGGCGTTTTGATAGGCTTATACTGGTTCCTGCTCCTGATGAGAGGGCTAGGTTTGAGATTTTCAAGGTTCATACTAGGAACATGCCGTTGGGCGAGGATGTTGACTTGAGGGAACTGGCAAGAAGAACAGAAG
The window above is part of the Pyrococcus sp. NA2 genome. Proteins encoded here:
- a CDS encoding CDC48 family AAA ATPase; protein product: MILGKSEDQKGEVRLRVAEALKRDVGRGIVRFDRRYQRMIGVEPGDIVEIEGERITAAIVANPHPDDRGLDIIRMDGYIRRNAGVTIGDYVTVRRAQVREAKKVVIAPAQKGVIVQIPGDVIKNNLLGRPVVKGDIIVASGRSELYYSGGTPFDEFFRGFFEAMSVGFGELKFVVVNTIPKGIVQITYNTEVEVLPQAVEVREEKIPEVTYEDIGGLKDAIEKIREMVELPLKHPELFERLGIEPPKGVLLYGPPGTGKTLLAKAVANEANAYFIAINGPEIMSKYYGESEERLREIFKEAEENAPAIIFIDEIDAIAPKREEVVGEVEKRVVSQLLTLMDGLKSRGKVIVIAATNRPDALDPALRRPGRFDREIEVGVPDKKGRKEILQIHTRGMPIEPDFEKEAVIKALKELEKDERFNKEKIRELIERVNKAKDEEEIKEILKEDRNIYIEIKNKLIDKLLDELAEVTHGFVGADLAALAREAAMVVLRRLIKEGKINPEAETIPREVLEELKVTRADFYEALKMVEPSALREVLIEVPNVHWDDIGGLEEVKQQLREAVEWPLKFPKAFKRLGITPPKGILLYGPPGTGKTLLAKAVATESQANFIAIRGPEVLSKWVGESEKRIREIFRKARQAAPAIIFIDEIDAIAPARGTTEGERVTDRIINQLLTEMDGLVENSGVVVIAATNRPDILDPALLRPGRFDRLILVPAPDERARFEIFKVHTRNMPLGEDVDLRELARRTEGYTGADIAAVCREAAMNALRRVVKRLPAEELENEDDKFIKSLVVTKKDFEEALKKVKPSVTKYMMEYYRQFEELRKRMSGESTGREPDYFTG